The Mangrovibacillus cuniculi sequence CAGCACTGAAGGGCGGAAACCCTCCAACACTTAGCACTCATCGTTTACGGCGTGGACTACCAGGGTATCTAATCCTGTTTGCTCCCCACGCTTTCGCGCCTCAGTGTCAGTTACAGACCAGAAAGTCGCCTTCGCCACTGGTGTTCCTCCACATCTCTACGCATTTCACCGCTACACGTGGAATTCCACTTTCCTCTTCTGCACTCAAGTTTCCCAGTTTCCAATGACCCTCCACGGTTGAGCCGTGGGCTTTCACATCAGACTTAAGAAACCACCTGCGCGCGCTTTACGCCCAATAATTCCGGACAACGCTTGCCACCTACGTATTACCGCGGCTGCTGGCACGTAGTTAGCCGTGGCTTTCTGGTTAGGTACCGTCAAGGTACCGCCCTATTCGAACGGTACTTGTTCTTCCCTAACAACAGAGTTTTACGATCCGAAAACCTTCTTCACTCACGCGGCGTTGCTCCGTCAGACTTTCGTCCATTGCGGAAGATTCCCTACTGCTGCCTCCCGTAGGAGTCTGGGCCGTGTCTCAGTCCCAGTGTGGCCGATCACCCTCTCAGGTCGGCTACGCATCGTCGCCTTGGTGAGCCGTTACCTCACCAACTAGCTAATGCGCCGCGGGTCCATCTGTAAGTGATAGCCGAAGCCACCTTTGAATCATCTGTCATGCGACAAATGATGTTATTCGGTATTAGCCCCGGTTTCCCGGAGTTATCCCAATCTTACAGGCAGGTTACCCACGTGTTACTCACCCGTCCGCCGCTAACTTGCGGGAGCAAGCTCCCACAAGTCCGCTCGACTTGCATGTATTAGGCACGCCGCCAGCGTTCGTCCTGAGCCAGGATCAAACTCTCCAATAGATGTTTGATTAGCTCATAAAAAACTTGTTTTGTTGTTTCCTAGAAACAACTGAATTAAACGTTGGCACTTGGTTTGTTTAGTTTTCAAAGTTCAATGTCGTTTTTTGGCGACTAGATTAATATAACAAAAAGCATTATGTAAGTCAACACTTTATTTATTTTATTATTCCGTGTCCCAATCGACAAGAAATAATATAACACGACAAAATCTATTAGGCAATACTTTTTTCAAAAAAAGTTTAAATTTTAAATGCTTGTATGTCATCTAACGTATTCAAGCTTACTGATACAACACTTTTTTTATCATCATTATAAAATAGTATTGTTTTATTCTCTAAAGAAAATTGTAGAATCCTTCCTACAAATGTTTGATGACCCTTTTTAGATATAGTGTAAGTCACAGTAACTAACGTGTTATCTAATTGCCACTTATACAAACTGTCATAAAAGTTCTCCATCCTTGGTATTCTCCTTTATGTGTTAGTGTGCTTCTGTTGTATGAGAACCTTTATAATATACTGATAAATACCTCCTCAACTCAATACATTTTGTTTAAAAGTACAAAAAAGACTTTGAAGTGTCTCTTTTTTGGAATGTTTACATTTCCAACTTAATGCAAACAATTAGTATTAATGATACTTCGGAAAGTCGAAGGTGTATAAACAGTGAAAAAATGGTTACATCATTTTAATCAATTACCTTTACTTGCACGTTTTTTTACATTTGCAGCTAGCATGGTTGTTATTTTTGGTGTTTTAGTTCACTTAATCGAACCTACAACGTTTCCCACTATTTTTGATGGAATATGGTGGGCGATCGTAACCACATCAACTATCGGATATGGCGACTTCGTTCCAGCTACATTCACAGGTAAGTTCATAGCTATTATTTTAATTGTTGTTGGTGCGGGGTTTGTTACAACATATTTTGTAACGTTATCATCTGCCACGATAGCGAGACTTCAACAAAAACTTAATGGAGGAACATCTTATATGGGGAAAAACCACATTGTATTAGTTGGTTGGAACGAGCGATCAAAAGCTTTAATTTCCCACTATACAAAGTATAAAGATAATACCCAAATTGTACTGATTGACAACACTGCAGAAGAAAATCCTTTTCCACACGAAAGAATTACTTTCATTAAAGGGAAACCTTATAATGACGAAACCTTACAAAGGGCAAATGTCGCTTCAGCAAGTCAAATGGTTATTACAGCAAATCAGCACTTAGACGAAGCAGATTCTGATAAGGAAGTAGTGTTAACGATCCTTTCTGCAAAAGGGATTGGGGAGAACGTTTATTGTATTGCAGAAATTTTAACGAATGAACAAGTGAAGAATGCACAAAGAGCAGGTGCTGATGAGATAGTTAGGACAAATGAACAAACGAGTAACTTAATAATTAATACTTTATCCTCTCACGGTATGTCAAAGTCAATAGAATCTCTTTTACAAGAAGAAGATGTATCTCATATCCATTTAGAATTAATTAATACAGAATGGGAGACGAAATCTTTTGAAGAATTACAATCCCATTTTTTAAAAGAACGAAAAATTGTTATTGGAATAAAAAGAGACGAGATTAATCTCATTAATCCCGCTCCAGGACTTTATTTAATGAATGGAGATGAGTTAATTTTAATTAGCTAGTAATTTACTCTCCACTTCTTTTAAAAGATTTTTTCCTACTTGAACGTATTCTTCAGGGAACGAGGCATCTTTATCAACAGGTTCTGAGAACTGGTTAAAAGAAGCTGATATGTTCCCTATCATTGCATGGTCATCTAATCCTCTTTGATACTTATGTGACAGTAAAAATGGTTCTTGTATTTCTACCGTCGCTCCTCCCGTGTCTAACTGACCGTCTACGGCAACAAATGGGATACGTAAAAATTGATATCCTACTCGATCATCTATTTTAAAATCAAAATAACCGTGGTCATAGTCCCAATTAGACCCGATCATAAACCCTAGAGGTTTTAACTCTTGTTCGAGTTTGTATAGTTGAAAATGTTCTCCTGTTATACTAGAAGACAAACTTATCATAGTAACACCCTCCTTTTATAGGATTAGTGTTTCAATCTAGGAAATTTATATGTACCCAATACAAACAAAAAGAAGGTGCACACTAGCACCTTCTTTTTGTTTGTATCTAATTAACGCTTCCTGTATCACTACATGGACTATTCTTACTTGTGTTTTATTTCAAACGCTTCTCTAATTCCGCTTTCTTCTCTTCAAACCCAGGCTTTCCTAATAAAGCAAACATATTTACTTTATACTCTTCAACACCAGGCTGATCGAATGGGTTAACTCCTAATAGATAACCACTCATTGCACATGCTTTTTCGAAGAAGTACACTAAGTAACCAAATGTGTAAGCATCCATTGCTGGAATCTCAATAATTAAATTAGGCACTCCTCCATCTGTATGAGCAAGTAATGTTCCTTGGAAAGCTTTATGATTTACAAAA is a genomic window containing:
- a CDS encoding potassium channel family protein, with the translated sequence MKKWLHHFNQLPLLARFFTFAASMVVIFGVLVHLIEPTTFPTIFDGIWWAIVTTSTIGYGDFVPATFTGKFIAIILIVVGAGFVTTYFVTLSSATIARLQQKLNGGTSYMGKNHIVLVGWNERSKALISHYTKYKDNTQIVLIDNTAEENPFPHERITFIKGKPYNDETLQRANVASASQMVITANQHLDEADSDKEVVLTILSAKGIGENVYCIAEILTNEQVKNAQRAGADEIVRTNEQTSNLIINTLSSHGMSKSIESLLQEEDVSHIHLELINTEWETKSFEELQSHFLKERKIVIGIKRDEINLINPAPGLYLMNGDELILIS
- a CDS encoding YugN-like family protein, giving the protein MISLSSSITGEHFQLYKLEQELKPLGFMIGSNWDYDHGYFDFKIDDRVGYQFLRIPFVAVDGQLDTGGATVEIQEPFLLSHKYQRGLDDHAMIGNISASFNQFSEPVDKDASFPEEYVQVGKNLLKEVESKLLAN